One genomic segment of Dehalogenimonas alkenigignens includes these proteins:
- the mobA gene encoding molybdenum cofactor guanylyltransferase: MELSCIVLAGGRGLRFGRNKALETLDHQTLIHRTVSSLSILGTEIVVVTGPHNTELGLDTMERVRIVLDAWPGRGPLVGIYSGLLNSRSEMNLAVACDMPFLNLGLLRYMAAASSGYDAVVPRLGKGIEPLHSIYSCRCLPKIRTMLDEGVYSVSELLRRVSVRYIEADEIDRFDPERLSFFNINTEADMKRARELVRQGAENKLTTGAATWSPGFEVRMKGFPI; encoded by the coding sequence TTGGAATTAAGTTGCATCGTTCTGGCCGGGGGCCGCGGCTTGCGGTTCGGCCGTAACAAAGCGCTTGAGACGCTCGACCACCAAACCCTGATCCATCGAACAGTCTCGAGCCTTTCTATTTTAGGCACCGAAATCGTCGTCGTCACCGGTCCGCATAACACGGAATTGGGGCTCGATACAATGGAGCGCGTCCGGATCGTCCTTGATGCCTGGCCCGGGCGCGGGCCGCTGGTAGGTATCTACAGCGGGCTGCTTAACTCTCGTTCCGAGATGAATCTGGCGGTGGCCTGCGATATGCCGTTCCTGAACCTGGGGCTGTTGCGTTATATGGCGGCGGCCTCATCAGGCTACGACGCTGTCGTGCCGCGGCTGGGTAAGGGTATTGAACCGCTTCATTCAATTTACAGCTGCCGTTGCCTGCCCAAGATCCGGACCATGCTCGACGAAGGCGTTTACAGCGTCAGCGAACTGCTCCGCCGTGTCAGTGTCCGCTACATTGAAGCAGATGAAATCGACCGGTTTGACCCGGAACGGCTGTCTTTTTTTAATATCAATACCGAAGCCGATATGAAACGCGCCCGCGAACTTGTCCGGCAAGGGGCGGAAAATAAGCTGACCACAGGGGCCGCAACCTGGTCGCCTGGTTTTGAAGTTCGGATGAAAGGGTTCCCGATTTGA
- a CDS encoding DUF362 domain-containing protein yields the protein MIYSASQFTFKAPEAISRARRVLIKPSAHFAAGYPVTTSRDMITRIIKGIRWISDADIIILDGTPGGEPVKPVFQSLGYDFPRVLTLDVKDSTWVEVDNPLPKPFIVPTFWIPNIILSSDYLISVTPLKVVKGQGHFTIANLMSLLPIVKYGGGKDGWKNLHAMGLDKVLADLYFTLPFDMGIVEARQKFITDEDPLHGTAEEVGKIYMGKPFDVDLEISETMGIKADYLENIKLGRQEIEI from the coding sequence TTGATTTACAGCGCATCCCAATTCACTTTCAAGGCTCCTGAAGCGATTTCCCGAGCCCGCCGCGTCCTGATTAAGCCTTCAGCCCATTTCGCGGCAGGGTACCCGGTCACCACCAGCCGGGATATGATCACCAGGATCATCAAGGGCATCCGCTGGATTTCGGACGCCGATATCATCATTCTTGACGGAACCCCCGGCGGCGAACCGGTCAAGCCTGTTTTCCAATCCCTGGGTTATGATTTCCCTAGAGTGTTGACTTTGGACGTGAAGGATTCCACCTGGGTGGAGGTGGATAATCCGCTGCCAAAGCCGTTTATCGTGCCGACCTTCTGGATACCCAACATAATTCTGTCGTCTGACTATCTAATTTCGGTTACGCCGCTGAAAGTGGTCAAGGGTCAGGGGCATTTCACCATCGCCAATCTTATGTCGCTGCTGCCGATAGTAAAATACGGCGGCGGCAAGGACGGTTGGAAAAACCTCCACGCGATGGGGTTAGATAAGGTGCTGGCGGACTTATATTTCACTCTACCCTTCGACATGGGGATCGTCGAAGCCCGTCAGAAGTTCATCACCGACGAGGACCCGTTGCACGGCACTGCTGAAGAGGTCGGCAAGATCTATATGGGCAAGCCTTTCGATGTTGACCTGGAGATCTCCGAGACCATGGGCATCAAAGCCGACTACCTGGAGAATATCAAGCTCGGCCGCCAGGAGATCGAGATCTAG
- a CDS encoding ECF subfamily RNA polymerase sigma factor, BldN family: protein MQDEHSLIARAQARDAEAFGRLYEAYFDRIYRYVALKIGSRSEAEDLTQQVFMNALESITSYKVREVPFSAWLYRIAHNQVVDCLRKRSRRPTLELDESLPLPSEEDIAAETELKLETRELIEALKKLTPSQQEVITLRFGAEMPITEVARLLGKTEGAVKAMQHSAVAALRRIMCEPI from the coding sequence GTGCAGGATGAGCACAGTCTAATAGCGCGGGCTCAGGCGCGTGACGCGGAGGCTTTCGGCCGCTTATATGAGGCCTATTTCGACAGGATCTACCGCTACGTGGCGCTCAAGATCGGCAGCCGTTCCGAAGCGGAAGACCTTACGCAGCAGGTGTTCATGAACGCTCTGGAATCGATTACATCCTACAAAGTGCGCGAGGTGCCCTTCTCCGCATGGCTTTACCGCATCGCTCACAACCAGGTGGTGGACTGCCTGAGAAAAAGGTCGCGCCGGCCGACGCTGGAACTGGATGAATCGCTGCCGCTGCCGTCGGAGGAGGATATCGCCGCCGAGACCGAACTGAAGCTGGAAACCAGGGAATTGATAGAGGCTTTGAAGAAACTGACGCCGTCTCAGCAGGAAGTGATAACCCTGCGCTTCGGCGCCGAGATGCCGATAACCGAGGTAGCCCGACTATTGGGCAAAACGGAAGGCGCGGTTAAGGCCATGCAGCACAGCGCCGTGGCCGCCCTGCGCCGGATAATGTGTGAACCGATATGA
- a CDS encoding DUF5667 domain-containing protein: MKQNIDIDQIFNDCLEEVTSGRATVAGCLERYPEHAAELESLLLTSLDISRAAAVAPPAGARMRIRYALNERMAELSRRQARPFWRFGWANAVATFVLGLTLAGGGVAYAASGAMPDQVLYPLKLSLEEALVSLPIPSGAKLDLYTALNDRRVAEIVYLAGKGDAHTIIEVVSRIENNFAAAAAIKTGSADSGMLTMPSFGPEKSQDATIAGSPEPPNVVQPPGASVPVTARSSQDASLADYANQQLDTLSNTPAGGSAAVQAALEKAIAAVRNGYDWLLSIED; encoded by the coding sequence ATGAAACAGAACATTGACATAGACCAGATTTTCAACGACTGCCTGGAGGAAGTGACCAGCGGCCGGGCCACCGTGGCCGGCTGCCTGGAAAGATATCCGGAGCACGCCGCTGAACTGGAAAGCCTGCTGTTGACCTCGCTGGATATATCCAGGGCTGCCGCCGTAGCTCCGCCAGCCGGCGCCAGAATGCGCATCCGGTACGCTCTGAACGAACGCATGGCTGAATTGTCACGCCGCCAGGCCAGGCCTTTCTGGCGCTTCGGGTGGGCCAACGCTGTCGCCACTTTCGTACTGGGGCTGACGCTGGCCGGCGGGGGTGTAGCCTATGCCGCCTCCGGCGCGATGCCGGACCAGGTCCTTTATCCGTTGAAATTGTCTCTCGAAGAGGCGCTGGTCAGCCTTCCCATCCCGTCCGGCGCCAAGCTGGATTTGTACACCGCGCTGAATGACCGGCGCGTGGCAGAAATCGTATACCTCGCCGGCAAAGGCGATGCCCACACTATTATTGAAGTTGTTAGCCGCATCGAAAATAACTTCGCCGCCGCTGCCGCAATCAAAACCGGCAGCGCTGACTCGGGAATGCTCACCATGCCGTCTTTCGGACCTGAAAAATCTCAGGACGCGACTATCGCCGGGAGTCCTGAACCGCCGAATGTTGTTCAACCCCCCGGAGCCTCCGTGCCGGTTACCGCGCGTTCCTCGCAGGATGCGTCGCTTGCCGATTATGCCAATCAGCAGCTTGACACCCTGTCCAACACCCCGGCCGGCGGTTCCGCCGCCGTTCAGGCGGCTCTGGAGAAGGCTATCGCTGCGGTCCGCAACGGCTATGACTGGCTACTGTCGATAGAAGATTGA
- a CDS encoding tagatose 1,6-diphosphate aldolase yields MYFSLSAGKVRGLQLISGAGGRFTMAAMDHRGSLEHELCAVSGQGCYNDMVDFKMDLCAALAPHASAVLLDPIYGAAQAISRDVLPKSAGLLVSIEATGYQGDQTARRSRLLDGWGVAKIKRLGASAVKMLIYFRPDSGDLAADQLALVAKVAAECRQLDIPFLVEPVSYQLHGENAATFASKKTSIVVETARLMTGLPIDVLKAEFPADVGLISNDEALTDACCRLDAASSKPWVILSGGASYEVFRRQVEFACRAGASGFLAGRALWQEAVAIDNRIERRRFLETVAARRLIEIAAIAETFGRPWYQKMGAAKDQLFEVDAEWYRNY; encoded by the coding sequence ATGTACTTTAGTTTAAGCGCAGGTAAGGTTAGAGGGCTCCAGCTGATCTCCGGAGCCGGCGGCAGGTTCACCATGGCCGCTATGGACCATCGCGGCTCGCTGGAACACGAACTTTGCGCCGTCTCCGGCCAGGGCTGCTACAACGATATGGTGGATTTCAAAATGGACTTGTGCGCCGCCCTGGCGCCTCATGCCAGCGCCGTTCTGCTTGACCCTATTTACGGCGCCGCCCAGGCGATCAGCCGCGATGTCCTGCCGAAAAGCGCCGGCTTACTGGTTAGCATTGAAGCCACCGGGTACCAGGGCGATCAAACAGCCCGCAGGAGCCGTCTACTTGACGGCTGGGGGGTGGCTAAAATCAAACGGCTCGGGGCCTCAGCGGTCAAGATGCTGATTTACTTCAGACCGGATTCCGGAGATTTAGCCGCAGACCAGTTGGCGCTGGTGGCGAAAGTGGCGGCGGAATGCCGGCAACTGGATATCCCGTTTTTGGTGGAACCGGTATCTTATCAACTGCATGGCGAGAACGCGGCGACATTTGCCTCGAAGAAGACATCTATCGTCGTCGAGACAGCCCGCCTGATGACCGGCTTGCCGATAGATGTCCTGAAAGCTGAATTCCCCGCCGACGTTGGCCTGATTTCCAACGACGAGGCTCTAACTGACGCCTGCTGCAGGCTTGACGCCGCCTCAAGCAAACCCTGGGTGATACTCTCAGGCGGAGCGAGTTACGAGGTGTTCCGGCGCCAGGTTGAATTCGCCTGCCGCGCCGGGGCTTCCGGGTTCTTGGCCGGGCGGGCCCTGTGGCAGGAAGCCGTCGCCATTGACAACCGCATCGAGCGCCGGCGCTTCCTGGAAACGGTTGCAGCCCGGAGGCTCATTGAGATCGCCGCTATTGCCGAGACCTTCGGCCGGCCATGGTATCAGAAAATGGGAGCAGCCAAGGATCAATTATTTGAAGTCGATGCCGAATGGTACCGTAACTATTGA
- a CDS encoding helix-turn-helix domain-containing protein, with the protein MVNANRAPVVPMLTSSEVAAILNVHINTVRRWSNQGTLKAYQLGPRGDRRFRREDIEEFLAGHSNQNGEPESQEMNGAADEQN; encoded by the coding sequence ATGGTGAATGCCAACCGGGCGCCGGTCGTGCCAATGCTTACTTCGTCTGAGGTTGCCGCCATACTGAACGTGCATATCAACACCGTTCGGCGCTGGAGCAATCAGGGCACGCTTAAAGCCTACCAGCTCGGCCCCAGGGGTGACCGCCGCTTCCGCCGGGAGGACATCGAGGAGTTTTTAGCCGGCCACAGCAACCAAAACGGAGAACCCGAGTCCCAGGAGATGAACGGAGCCGCTGATGAACAGAACTAA
- a CDS encoding response regulator transcription factor — protein MNRTKVMICDEQPFFRAGVARALEGRPNLEVLECDPNQDPLEAIEAVLPEIVLLGSDLTTSNGLELGRKIVRYFPNTRVIILSPDPNDTELFDVIRTAAVACLKKSTTAVELLETIDRASRGEYPINELLTTRPTIAEQVLKQFQELNEIDAGLDVVAPLTQRERQILIHVTEGHTNKQIAAALKISEQTIKNHISAILRKLNANDRAHAAVLAIRRGYIPLGREPAAG, from the coding sequence ATGAACAGAACTAAGGTTATGATCTGCGATGAGCAGCCCTTTTTCCGCGCCGGGGTGGCGCGGGCGCTGGAAGGGCGGCCGAACCTGGAAGTCCTGGAATGCGATCCCAACCAGGATCCGCTGGAGGCGATTGAAGCCGTCCTGCCGGAGATCGTGCTTCTCGGCTCAGACCTGACCACCTCCAACGGCCTTGAACTCGGCCGGAAAATCGTCCGCTATTTTCCCAATACCCGCGTCATTATCCTGTCGCCTGATCCCAACGACACTGAATTGTTCGATGTCATCCGCACCGCCGCCGTGGCCTGCCTGAAGAAAAGCACCACCGCCGTTGAACTGCTGGAAACCATCGACCGGGCATCCCGGGGCGAATATCCTATCAATGAACTGTTGACCACCCGGCCGACGATCGCCGAGCAGGTGTTGAAGCAGTTCCAGGAACTGAATGAGATTGACGCCGGGCTCGACGTAGTCGCCCCGCTGACTCAGCGCGAGCGCCAGATTCTCATCCATGTCACCGAAGGCCATACCAACAAACAGATCGCCGCCGCGCTCAAAATATCGGAGCAGACCATCAAGAACCATATTTCAGCCATCCTGCGCAAGCTGAACGCTAACGACCGGGCGCACGCCGCCGTCCTGGCCATCCGCCGAGGCTATATTCCGCTGGGCAGAGAGCCGGCGGCGGGATGA
- a CDS encoding GspE/PulE family protein: MPAIKTSENKNIGNRLANYMRGQGYEVTEQAKLQGRSGLEHSFDLLARRDDGFASRTIAFAVLNGITDRSSAEAAVFTFANKTYDAGISERAVILPTNLAKQVQEFADSQKVQMFDEASLQVLLQEDTGAPEPPIVLDRPLKFTDRADLIKTLKKTGYKVEEHAKLTGRSGIQHTFDLVARQNGTQEHRLGIDVFEHGPTLNLEEIALFDTKAYDARINSKFIATPAILSEEAARFAESQKIRIIELGAPAAKAKSESPAEAVEKVKAVAVEPAAPAEVKTNGDAAEAAKPEAAETKPAAPTSEVKPAANGEARASENGKLGRELRQLPSAEALKIIPEIMARRYNAIPVRISGNTIEVAMANPSDILALEALTAYSKRRVKALPADEKELREAIDFNYKGYGEVDKFLSRMSFSADATDEKLAMDAAVDAPLAQALNLIIEEAVKARASDIHLEPDEERMRVRFRIDGSLQEMMSLPISVQRAIISRIKILSSLNIADHHHAQDGQFSTQAGGRTIDIRVATAPTVHGEMSVLRLLDKSRGLMQLSQLGFNKESLAKYENMLRIPYGMILISGPTGAGKTTTLYASLSSIDTKTRNVITVEDPAEYRFKDINQIQVNVQAGITFASGLRSILRLDPDVILVGEVRDAETANIGVQAALTGHLMLSSIHANDTVGVLFRLIDLGVEPFLISSAIIGVVAQRMVRRICPYCSHQVEAPVIEQVAYERETGEKRAKFTYGTGCKSCAYTGYLGRVGVFEIMYFSETLKRMLLDGAGSADIRAQAIREGMVTMMKDGMLKVKEGITTPSEILRSAYSPEEQY, encoded by the coding sequence ATGCCCGCCATTAAAACTTCAGAAAACAAAAATATCGGAAACCGCCTGGCCAATTATATGCGCGGCCAGGGCTATGAGGTCACGGAGCAGGCTAAGCTTCAAGGCCGCTCCGGGCTGGAACATTCTTTTGACCTGCTGGCCCGCCGCGATGATGGTTTTGCCAGCCGCACCATTGCTTTTGCCGTTCTGAACGGCATCACCGACCGCTCTTCGGCAGAAGCGGCGGTTTTCACCTTCGCCAATAAGACCTATGACGCCGGCATCTCGGAGCGGGCCGTCATTCTGCCGACCAATCTGGCCAAGCAGGTCCAGGAATTCGCCGACAGCCAGAAAGTGCAGATGTTTGATGAAGCCTCGCTGCAGGTGCTGCTCCAGGAAGATACGGGAGCGCCGGAGCCGCCCATTGTCCTCGACCGCCCTCTGAAATTCACCGACCGGGCTGACCTCATCAAGACGCTGAAAAAAACCGGTTATAAGGTCGAGGAGCACGCCAAGCTGACCGGCCGCAGCGGCATCCAGCATACTTTTGACCTGGTTGCCAGGCAGAACGGCACCCAGGAGCATCGGCTCGGCATCGATGTTTTCGAACATGGTCCCACTCTGAACCTGGAAGAAATCGCGCTCTTTGATACCAAGGCTTACGACGCCCGCATCAATTCCAAATTCATCGCCACGCCGGCGATCCTGTCTGAGGAAGCCGCCCGGTTTGCCGAGAGCCAGAAGATCCGCATCATTGAACTCGGCGCCCCGGCAGCAAAGGCGAAATCCGAAAGCCCAGCTGAGGCTGTGGAGAAAGTTAAAGCCGTTGCGGTAGAGCCGGCCGCGCCGGCCGAGGTTAAAACAAACGGAGACGCCGCCGAGGCTGCAAAACCCGAGGCGGCTGAGACCAAGCCTGCCGCGCCGACGTCTGAAGTCAAACCTGCCGCCAACGGGGAAGCCAGGGCGTCTGAGAACGGCAAGCTGGGACGGGAACTGCGGCAACTGCCCTCAGCCGAGGCTTTAAAAATCATCCCCGAAATCATGGCCCGGCGCTACAACGCCATTCCGGTCAGGATCTCCGGCAATACCATTGAAGTTGCCATGGCCAACCCCTCGGATATCTTGGCTCTGGAAGCCCTCACCGCCTACTCCAAGCGGCGGGTCAAGGCGCTGCCGGCTGATGAAAAAGAACTGCGGGAAGCCATCGACTTCAACTATAAGGGCTACGGCGAGGTCGATAAATTCCTGTCTCGGATGTCCTTCTCCGCGGACGCCACCGATGAAAAGCTGGCCATGGACGCCGCCGTGGACGCGCCGCTGGCCCAGGCCCTCAACCTGATTATCGAAGAGGCGGTCAAGGCGCGGGCTTCAGACATCCACCTGGAACCGGATGAAGAACGGATGCGGGTGCGTTTCCGTATTGACGGCTCGCTCCAGGAGATGATGAGCCTGCCCATATCGGTGCAGCGCGCTATCATCTCGCGCATCAAGATTCTTTCATCGCTTAATATCGCCGACCATCATCACGCCCAGGACGGCCAGTTCTCCACCCAGGCCGGCGGCCGCACCATTGATATCCGCGTCGCCACCGCCCCCACTGTCCACGGCGAGATGTCGGTGCTCCGGCTTCTGGATAAGTCCCGAGGGCTGATGCAGCTGTCCCAGCTTGGTTTCAACAAGGAGTCGCTGGCCAAATACGAGAACATGCTGCGGATACCCTACGGCATGATCCTCATCTCCGGCCCCACCGGCGCCGGCAAGACGACCACTCTCTACGCCTCGCTTTCCTCGATAGATACCAAAACCAGGAACGTCATCACGGTGGAAGACCCGGCCGAATACCGGTTTAAGGATATTAACCAGATCCAGGTCAATGTCCAGGCCGGCATCACCTTCGCTTCCGGCCTGCGCAGCATCCTCCGGCTTGACCCGGACGTCATCCTGGTCGGCGAGGTCCGCGACGCCGAGACGGCCAACATCGGCGTCCAGGCGGCCCTGACCGGTCACCTGATGCTGTCCTCCATCCATGCCAACGATACCGTCGGCGTCCTTTTCCGGCTGATTGACCTTGGCGTCGAGCCCTTCCTCATCTCCTCGGCCATCATCGGCGTCGTCGCCCAGCGCATGGTGCGCCGCATCTGCCCCTACTGCTCGCACCAGGTCGAGGCCCCCGTCATCGAGCAGGTGGCTTATGAGCGGGAAACCGGAGAAAAACGCGCCAAGTTCACTTACGGCACCGGCTGCAAGTCCTGCGCCTATACCGGCTATCTGGGCCGGGTCGGCGTCTTTGAGATCATGTATTTTTCTGAGACACTTAAACGGATGCTGCTGGACGGCGCCGGCTCCGCCGACATCCGCGCCCAGGCCATCCGCGAAGGCATGGTGACCATGATGAAGGACGGTATGCTCAAGGTGAAAGAAGGCATCACCACGCCGTCGGAAATATTAAGGAGCGCTTATTCGCCGGAAGAGCAGTACTAA
- a CDS encoding type II secretion system F family protein, producing the protein MNFAYVAYSQDRKLVQGKISAVDRDAAAKLLHHNGYQVLSLKSQSRLFSAAGSSMFTPKVKLGEIILFSRQLALLLESGTDIVTSLELLQEQTTNATFKKVLSAVANDIRGGSSLSAAMSKHPKAFSPLFHRVLSAGEQGGNLETVLRNMADFMSRMNETQKKIKSAMTYPVVVAVVAVIVVSILMIFVLPTFTDLYRQLGTELPTATRILIAVTDFSTQWGIYILGALVLGVIALIMWMRTPIGRYNVDKALLKMPVIGRIIQLSELSRASQTIALLFRAGLPLPEIMVQAGNATSNKIIGEAIGEVQKELIRGEGLSGPMTRRKVFLPMMVQMVGVGEETGKLDDTLSTVAHTYDMEADDRIKGAIGLIQPAMTVIIGLIVAFIAVALVSSMYSMYGQL; encoded by the coding sequence ATGAACTTCGCTTACGTGGCCTATTCTCAGGACCGCAAGCTGGTGCAGGGTAAAATCTCGGCCGTTGACCGCGACGCCGCCGCCAAACTGCTGCACCACAACGGCTACCAGGTGCTTTCGCTCAAATCCCAATCCAGGCTGTTCTCCGCGGCCGGCTCCTCGATGTTCACCCCCAAGGTCAAGCTGGGTGAAATCATTCTTTTTTCCCGCCAGCTGGCGCTGCTATTAGAGTCCGGCACCGATATCGTGACCTCTCTGGAACTGCTGCAGGAACAAACCACCAACGCCACCTTCAAAAAAGTGCTCTCGGCCGTCGCCAATGACATCCGCGGCGGCTCCTCCCTTTCCGCCGCCATGAGCAAGCATCCCAAGGCCTTCTCGCCGCTGTTCCACCGCGTCCTCTCCGCCGGCGAGCAGGGCGGCAACCTTGAAACCGTCCTCCGCAACATGGCGGACTTCATGTCCCGCATGAACGAAACCCAGAAGAAGATTAAAAGCGCCATGACCTACCCGGTGGTCGTCGCCGTGGTGGCCGTGATCGTCGTCTCCATCCTGATGATCTTCGTCCTGCCCACCTTCACCGACCTCTACCGGCAGCTCGGCACCGAGCTCCCCACCGCCACCCGCATCCTCATCGCCGTGACGGATTTCTCCACCCAGTGGGGCATCTATATCCTCGGCGCCCTGGTCCTCGGCGTTATCGCCCTGATCATGTGGATGCGCACCCCCATCGGCCGCTACAACGTAGACAAAGCCCTGCTGAAGATGCCCGTCATCGGCCGCATCATCCAGCTTTCGGAGCTTTCCCGCGCCTCCCAGACCATCGCCTTGCTCTTCCGCGCCGGCCTGCCGCTGCCTGAGATCATGGTCCAGGCCGGGAATGCCACCTCCAACAAGATCATCGGCGAGGCCATTGGCGAGGTCCAGAAGGAACTCATCCGCGGCGAAGGCCTCTCCGGGCCCATGACCCGCCGCAAGGTCTTCCTGCCGATGATGGTGCAGATGGTCGGCGTCGGTGAGGAAACCGGTAAACTGGACGATACCCTCTCCACCGTCGCCCACACCTATGATATGGAAGCCGACGACCGCATCAAGGGCGCCATCGGCCTCATTCAGCCCGCCATGACCGTCATCATCGGTCTGATCGTCGCTTTCATCGCCGTCGCCCTGGTTTCCTCTATGTACTCCATGTACGGGCAGCTTTAA
- a CDS encoding type IV pilus modification PilV family protein has product MAAPVNNRIRLKKNGFSFIEVLIAMLILTVVGVAFLITLQYALRANMLDDAKSTAESLARSQLESIKKEAYLDFSKVPVDPLRPKDAYDIVSFTGDFAITVTIEPVDPTAGTPNTIIQNSPDVWSWDRGIQKITVFVQFDVSNNPNVWDGSVTIEGYKVNR; this is encoded by the coding sequence ATGGCCGCCCCGGTGAACAATAGAATAAGGCTCAAGAAAAACGGCTTCAGCTTCATCGAAGTGCTGATAGCGATGTTGATTCTCACTGTCGTGGGTGTAGCCTTTTTGATAACTCTTCAATACGCTTTAAGGGCCAATATGCTGGATGACGCTAAGTCAACCGCTGAAAGTCTTGCCCGGAGCCAATTGGAAAGCATAAAAAAGGAAGCCTACCTGGATTTCTCTAAAGTGCCGGTTGATCCGCTAAGGCCTAAAGATGCTTACGATATTGTGTCGTTTACCGGCGATTTTGCTATAACGGTAACTATCGAACCCGTAGACCCTACTGCTGGTACCCCTAATACAATAATTCAAAATTCCCCAGACGTTTGGTCTTGGGATAGGGGCATCCAAAAAATTACTGTTTTCGTCCAATTTGATGTCAGTAACAATCCTAATGTGTGGGACGGCAGCGTCACCATCGAAGGTTATAAGGTGAACCGGTGA
- a CDS encoding PulJ/GspJ family protein yields the protein MNARRILNKSKSARGFTLIEILVAMAILTVIMAAVAMTTMSIFNTNDLSQNRTLAIRNVQNAGQWMSRDALQATGMSFGGVNGFTLTLTEDLTTYIGSPSVKVITYQIVGNNLQRTETLNAGTPSTQTIASGVQYFADIADATAPTWFRQAGAVFELKITVVVGTGKNAATEVRFYKIEPRPDNV from the coding sequence ATGAACGCTCGGCGTATATTGAATAAATCAAAATCCGCCCGCGGTTTTACTCTCATTGAGATTCTTGTCGCCATGGCTATTCTGACTGTGATCATGGCTGCTGTGGCTATGACCACCATGTCTATTTTCAATACCAATGATCTTAGCCAAAACCGCACCCTGGCGATAAGGAACGTACAGAATGCCGGCCAATGGATGAGCCGTGACGCTTTGCAGGCGACAGGTATGTCATTTGGCGGCGTGAATGGCTTCACGCTGACTCTAACAGAAGACCTTACAACCTACATCGGCAGCCCAAGCGTAAAGGTGATAACCTATCAGATTGTTGGCAACAATTTGCAGCGAACAGAAACCCTTAATGCGGGAACCCCCTCAACACAGACTATCGCCTCAGGTGTACAATACTTTGCGGATATTGCTGACGCCACTGCGCCAACCTGGTTTCGTCAGGCCGGAGCTGTGTTTGAATTGAAGATTACCGTGGTTGTTGGTACCGGGAAAAATGCCGCTACAGAAGTTCGTTTTTATAAGATAGAGCCGCGCCCTGACAACGTATAG
- a CDS encoding DUF7305 domain-containing protein gives MKKLIRFGRRQNGQALILAMIMLAIGGLIIGPLVGLVTTSLNVGRHVEIQVEDYYAADAGVEHALWEIRQDPQDSSRVPVMVTDFREFNLLTPTNGETVHVKVTKQASNLYKVESSSTGSGSNTLITAFIISTNLNIFDGAMVASNDITLKKDATIDGDVFALGEFDAQGGLIHTDTADGVPEVIENATGLVFPTAQENAAFALGFKTEAKVGGTITGNYKINDPPGASITVDFGPKYITGNLTTDKNIIINLHGTIYVEGTIDIGQDTLIQGTGSIVAVGNIGFEKVGNYGTNPTGNDVIFSVNGSIDFRKEADLEALIYAPNGGISFKKEAEIIGSVICGQGIDVPEDISADKNFSITYNPEYKDTMSLPGFNPTAVRAWNITAAP, from the coding sequence ATGAAAAAACTGATAAGGTTCGGCAGACGGCAAAACGGTCAGGCGTTGATTCTCGCCATGATCATGCTTGCAATAGGCGGGCTCATTATTGGCCCCTTGGTCGGGCTGGTCACCACCAGTTTGAACGTCGGGCGGCATGTTGAAATCCAGGTTGAGGACTATTATGCCGCCGATGCCGGCGTTGAGCACGCCCTTTGGGAAATCCGGCAGGATCCCCAGGACTCATCCAGGGTGCCGGTGATGGTGACAGATTTCAGGGAATTCAACTTACTTACACCGACCAATGGTGAGACCGTTCACGTAAAAGTCACTAAACAAGCCTCCAACCTTTATAAGGTAGAGTCATCCAGCACCGGCTCAGGTTCTAATACGCTGATTACGGCCTTTATCATTAGCACAAACCTGAACATTTTCGATGGAGCGATGGTTGCCAGTAACGATATCACTCTGAAAAAAGATGCGACAATAGATGGTGATGTTTTCGCATTGGGTGAGTTTGATGCCCAGGGTGGCTTGATACATACAGACACTGCAGATGGTGTGCCGGAGGTAATTGAAAACGCCACTGGTTTAGTGTTCCCGACCGCTCAGGAAAACGCAGCTTTCGCTCTTGGGTTTAAGACAGAGGCAAAGGTCGGCGGGACAATAACTGGCAATTATAAGATTAACGATCCGCCCGGTGCCAGCATCACGGTGGATTTTGGTCCGAAATACATAACCGGGAACCTCACCACAGACAAAAATATTATTATTAACCTGCATGGCACAATATATGTCGAAGGGACTATTGACATTGGACAAGATACCCTTATACAAGGCACAGGCAGCATAGTTGCCGTCGGTAATATCGGGTTTGAGAAGGTCGGCAACTACGGCACGAATCCCACCGGCAACGATGTGATCTTTTCCGTCAACGGCAGCATTGATTTCCGTAAGGAAGCGGATCTGGAAGCCCTGATCTATGCCCCCAACGGCGGCATATCCTTTAAGAAAGAAGCGGAAATCATTGGCAGTGTAATCTGCGGCCAGGGTATCGATGTGCCGGAAGATATCAGTGCGGATAAGAACTTTTCTATTACTTACAATCCCGAGTACAAAGATACGATGTCTCTTCCGGGTTTCAATCCAACCGCCGTCCGCGCCTGGAACATCACCGCTGCGCCCTAA